The Longimicrobium sp. genomic sequence CCGCCGAGGCCGCCGTCGTTCCAGAACGGCATGTCGTCCACCACCCACGAAGCGCCCAGGCGCGGGAACAGCTGCCAGCGCTCGTCGGGCCCGAAGGCCGACGAGGCCTCGACGTTCAGCGCGCCGGTGATGAACAGGCGGTCGGCGATGGAAAGGCGCTCCTGCACGAACGCGCCGACGGTGCGCAGCTCGGTGATGGCCTGCGAGGCGAACTGCGTGGCCCCGCCCACGATCTCCTGGCCCGGGGGCAGGTTTTCGGCCCCGGCGCGGATGGTGTTGGTGCGGTCGGCCGTGTAGCGGAAGCCGGCCGTGCTGGTAAGCTCCAGCGCCCGGCTCAGCGGCGACTCCAGGTTGGCCGTGACGTCGCTGTTGAAGCGGCTTACCGAGCGCACCGGGTTGGTGATGGAGCCGGTGGACGCCGGGCCCACCGAGTACGGCGGCTGCAGCAGGATGTTCGCCTCGCGCGAGTTGTCCACGCCCAGAAGCGCCGTCACCGAAAGGTTGGTGAACGGGGTGATCGTGGTCTGCACGCTGCCGATCAGGCGGTCCACGTCGGCCTCGGTGCGCACCTCGCGCAGCACCTGCAGCGGGTTCACCGTGACGATGGGCGTATAGGGGTACCGGCCCAGGCTGTCGCTGTAGGCGTAGTTGAAGCCGGTGGGGGTGAACAGCACCGCCGTCAGCGCACCGGTGGTCTGCTCGCCTTCCTGCTGATACTGCGTGTGCGACTGGATGTAGCTGCCGGTCAGCGACACCTCGAAGATGTCGGAAAGCGACTGCGTGATCTTGCCGCGGAAGGTGCGCTTGTCGTGGCCGGTGGAGCGGATGATCCCCTCCTGGTCCGTCCAGCCTCCCGACATGTAGTAGCTGGTCCCGCCGTTGCCGCCCGAGATGGACAGGTGGTGGTTCATCCCCGGCGCGGTCTGGAAGATCTGCGGCTGGATGTTGTACCGGGTGATGGGGTCGCCCAGCACGTACGCGGTGCCGTCGGGCTTGCGCAGGAACGACACGTCGCCCAGGCCGGCCTTGGCCGCGTCGTTCATGCGGAAGTACCGCGGCGTCTCGGAACTGGACCCCTCTACCGTGTACGTTACCCGCGGCGTGCCCTGCGCGCCCCGACGGGTGAAGATCTGGATGACGCCGTTGTTGGCGCGCGATCCGTACAGCGCGGCCGCGGCGGCGCCCTTGAGCACCTCCACGCGCTCGATGTCGCCCGGAGCGATGTCCGTGAGCCGGCTGCTGACGGCCGAGCCCTGGCGCGCGTTGTTGGAGCCGACGGAGATCAGCGGGTCGGTGTTGTTCTCCAGGATCACGCCGTCCACCACGATCAGCGGGTCGGCGCCGCCCAGGATGGAGCTGGTGCCGCGCAGGCGAATGGTGGAGCCCGCGCCGGGCGCCCCGGAGTTCTGCGAGATCACCGCGCCCGAGATGCGGCCCTGCAGCGCCTGGTCGATGGACACGGCGCCGGGTGCCTGGTTGACTTCTTCGCCGCGCACGGTGGACACCGCGTTCGCCACTTCGCGGCGCTCCACGGGGGCGCCGGTGCCGGTGACCACCACTTCCTCGAGCTGCAGCACGGTGGTCGCCAGTTCGACGGGGCCCACCTGCACGGCAGGGTCGCTGCCCAGCGTTACCGCGCGGCTCGCCGCGCCGCGTCCGATCTGCGAGAACTGCAGGGTGTACGTGCCCGGCGCCACGGTCGTGCGCAGCGTGAACCGTCCGGCGGCGTCGGTCGTCGTGCGGGGGCCGGTGCCCTGGGCGCCGGCGCGCAGCTGCACGTTGACGTCGGCGAGGGGGGCACGGGTGGTCGCGTCGACCACGCTCCCGACGAGGGTGTACGCCTGTTGCTGTGCCGCGGCTCGCCCCGGAGCCAGTGCGGCGAGCAGCGTCAGGACGGTCGCGCCGAGCCAGCGGCGCGGACGAAATAGGCGCATGTGTGGGTCTCTCCTGGAAAATGCGGTGAGTCTCGCTCCGCCCCGCGCCGGGGACGGCGAGCAGGCTGCCGCGGGTGCCTCGAAAAGCCGGCCGGGGGATGACGGCCGGGCAGGCCCACGCGTAACCTCTGCCTTGTTGTTAGCGCTCCGGCCGCGGCGCCGCAAGGGTTTGGGCCCGGGATGTGGACGGCGGGCGATTGGGAAGGAATCCTTTCCATTCCCAGGAAACAGCTGGCGCCCGAATCCTCCTCCTGCTACCCGTTTGCCATCGCATCCGCTGCGGAAAACAGAAGCGCATCCACCGGGATCGGCGGATGCGCTTCGGGACGTTCGGCCGGCGTGCCTCGCGCGGCCCGCGTCGGCGGCTCAGCCCGGGAGCGGGCGCGCCACCAGGATGCCCGTCGCCCGGCGGATGGCCGACACGTACTGGGGAAGCGTGGTGCGGCTGACCTCCACCGCGCCGCCGGAGAGGGGCGCGTGCAGAACGCGCAGCACGCCCCCGGCGTCGCGGTACGCCAGCCCCGTGTGGGTGACGTCCAAACCGGGGATGGCCGTGGCGAAGGCCAGCACGTCGCCGCTG encodes the following:
- a CDS encoding SusC/RagA family TonB-linked outer membrane protein; translated protein: MRLFRPRRWLGATVLTLLAALAPGRAAAQQQAYTLVGSVVDATTRAPLADVNVQLRAGAQGTGPRTTTDAAGRFTLRTTVAPGTYTLQFSQIGRGAASRAVTLGSDPAVQVGPVELATTVLQLEEVVVTGTGAPVERREVANAVSTVRGEEVNQAPGAVSIDQALQGRISGAVISQNSGAPGAGSTIRLRGTSSILGGADPLIVVDGVILENNTDPLISVGSNNARQGSAVSSRLTDIAPGDIERVEVLKGAAAAALYGSRANNGVIQIFTRRGAQGTPRVTYTVEGSSSETPRYFRMNDAAKAGLGDVSFLRKPDGTAYVLGDPITRYNIQPQIFQTAPGMNHHLSISGGNGGTSYYMSGGWTDQEGIIRSTGHDKRTFRGKITQSLSDIFEVSLTGSYIQSHTQYQQEGEQTTGALTAVLFTPTGFNYAYSDSLGRYPYTPIVTVNPLQVLREVRTEADVDRLIGSVQTTITPFTNLSVTALLGVDNSREANILLQPPYSVGPASTGSITNPVRSVSRFNSDVTANLESPLSRALELTSTAGFRYTADRTNTIRAGAENLPPGQEIVGGATQFASQAITELRTVGAFVQERLSIADRLFITGALNVEASSAFGPDERWQLFPRLGASWVVDDMPFWNDGGLGGVVNSLRVRAAYGQTGGQPPAPYGTFNNFTDMIFGGRPGQAGSIILGNPDLKPERQREYEAGFDVGLLNDRALLEFTIYDQFTKDVVLPRSLQSSSGFDLQYQNVAEISNRGIEITAGADVVRRGGFSWNTRLTYARNRNNVERMRAPGDTIFSEYLNIVAEGLPVGVFYGAYAPRDGNNNVILYPKTPQGAFIFNDTLCTTGPAEPCYPGRARGANGVVLKRVLGDPNPDFTASLGNTLSFGQNLQLSFLLDGRFGNEVANFTGRIQDYFGLSENTEREIANDVPAGYYTLNAERHVMYEAFVEDGSFVKLREVALGYTFDQPWVRGRLGAESVSLRVAGRNLHTWTNYSGIDPEVNLFGGSTVARGVDFVTTPIPRSLSVGLTVNF